In the genome of Oncorhynchus gorbuscha isolate QuinsamMale2020 ecotype Even-year linkage group LG05, OgorEven_v1.0, whole genome shotgun sequence, the window CCCTCTTCCTGAAGTGGAGGCTCCTGCTGAAGTAGACACCAGGATTGTCCTGACAGCTTCTGCTAATGAAGACTTTTCTTGGTTTTCACAAATGGCTGTGTTCCAGACTCTTTGTTGTGAATATCTTGAAAATAAATAAgctctcctctgtttctgttcACTAAAGAAGACTAAAAGGCAAAACGAGGTAAGAATTCAGTGAagtcaatattttttttattaaaggAATACAACCTGcaccaaaaaaacaaaaaaaattcaATAGCACATAAATATAAAAAAGTTTTTTCAAAGGCAAACAAAACCAatacaaaagtatatataaaaCATTTCGTGGACACATTGGCTTGCACAGCATGTTCCCAAAACCCAAAGCACAACATTTCGGTCCAACCATTTTTTTCAATAAAGTATCTGACCACATAGAcgagctgttctactggatgcATCATTCCAAAGAAAACATAAAAATGCAGGTTAGACTGATATGAGACATTTCAAGGCCAGCTGTGGATATTATCAGATCCTACATAATCAGGTATTCATTTGCAGTTTAACACCAGGTGTAAATGGGGTCTAAATATAGATGCCGTAGAGGcaagactacattttcttcaaacCCCTGCAGAGTGAAACAGTGCATGCACGGCTAGCCTTCACAGCAGTCCCCAGGTAAAAACACAGTCACACAATCTACTGTATTTAGTCACTTCTGGTTAGACAGTGTCAGAAAAATTACACAAAAAGGCCTTTTAACTCCTAACAAACTGCAtgataatatttttattttaatagTGAAACTAATAtgaaaagtattttttactttaaaTAACTTGAATTAGCAGTACATGAGTTGTTGTGCTGTCCTAAAAATACATTAGATCAGAGACCCAGGGAAATGTGACCAAATGTTGTCCTAATTGAAACAGATTAACTGTTGATATTTACAATCATAAAAAAAAATAAGTCAGTTCGGTCTTTAATGTCTGATCACCACAGTATCAATCAAATTATATCAAATAGATCTACTTCACAGCATTGCTTGGCTCTTTTTTTCATCAAAACAGGGACCAAATGTGCCCTTACTAAATATTGAAAGTTGCAAGGTCCAAAAACAACCCCATCCCACTTCTGTGATACAGATCTGAAGGGACCAGATGGGATTAAGTTAAGGGGGAGCTTCCACCCATCCAATTCCTTTACATCTGTCAACACTGATGGGGTAGGGGCTAGATAAATGATCTAGTCAGTGCTTGTTTTCGGGCCAGGCTATGGTACAATCCacctgagacacacagagaccctcTGTTGACCCCAGCTAAGCCTGCATGAGCAGGTGCAGCAGTTGACGGGCGATGGCTGAGTTCATGGTCCACAGGAACTCTATCAGCTCTCCTTTGAGCAGCTCCTCCATGGGAACAAACTGCAGTACCTGTCTCTGGCCAACAGGAGGCAGAATGtcagcctcctcctccccactggCCAGGCAGCCCATACGCTCCTGCAGGTCACCGAGGTGGGGAAGGAGTCGAGCAGCAGCCTCTGGACAGAACCCCACACATACTAGCACCGCCCCTGCAGCACCTGGAGGAGAAGGACACCTGAAGGTGACAGAGCGGAAGGACAGGTGGAGGCAAAGGACGGTTGCCGCGGTTACGCGGGTAAAGGCGGAGAGAATGGGCAAGAGGAGGGCGTCGCCGGGTCCCATGCGGTGCAGGGAGAGCAAGACACAGTCCAGCAGGTCTCTCTGATACTGTGGCTCCCCGTCATGCAGAGTGGTGCGGGCCGTAGGTGGTAACGAGGGCTCCGAACAGAACTCCAGCACCAACCCCACAGCCTGCTCCTCACAATCCCCCCAACACGATGCTCTGCCAAAGACAAGGCACTTTCTGTTTCCCTTGCCATTGCAGGGAGTGATGTCACATTGGGCTGCCACCTCTGAGAGGATGGAGGTGGTACCAACCATTGGGCAGGAGCTACAGGGAGGGACCAGAGTCCAGGCAGCTGACCTGTCCATGCCTGAGCCTAGGGCAGCCTGCTCCAAGGCTTCATTGAGGTGTTTCAACAGACCCCCATCACAGAATGGTGAGTTCCTGACTACAGTGAGGGCTGCCCCCACTATCACAAACCAGGTGTCCATATGGCATTCTGCCAGCGGCCCTGCCAGCACACAGCCTGCCCCAGTGCCGTCGGGGCCGTGGCCTTCCACACAGGCAGCGTAGCGGCCCTTCCCTACACGCTCCTTCCAGCCCAGGGCCTGCAGCTCCCTCCGCTGGTTAAAGGAGCCCATCTGATTCTTCTGGCCCAGGGGCCTCCGACCCGTTACGCTGCAACACGCTGGGGCCACTGTGTTACGAGACAACCAGCGGGCCCGTGGCAGAGAACTCACCTACACACAGGAATAGGAAGAACAGCTCAAGCCTGGCTTGAACATTTTTATGCAGAACTTTGTATTAAACAAGTCACTGATAATAAATGACAGATCAACCAAAAATAAATTCAGGAGGTTTCCATCGGTCACTGAATATCTCATATTATACTCATCAAACATTATTCTTAAATTGTAGATAATTATTATCCTAGCACTTCATAATGTCTAACTAATGGTCAAAAGGGCATCAGCAAACTTTTATTGAGCTATAGGCTTCGCTATCTACTTTAACTTTTCATATTTGCCACTCTTACCTGGAAGCGCTGCAGATACTCTTGAGCAGTGCAGTCCCTGATGTTTTCCAGTCGTTGCCTCTGCTTCTCATTCAGGCCCTCAAACATTCTCAGGTTTTCCCAAATCGTCCCTGTCTGTAGGTCATGGAAGTAGGAGCACGCCTGCTCATGTTGCGCCAGGAACGACTGTGGGAGGAGCTGGCTGGGGAATAGGGCCTCACGGGCAGCCAGGTCCGGCCCGAAGTGACGGATCAGCTTGGACAGCAGGGGCCTCACAGCATTCTTACCATCGTAGTGAAGACAGACGACATACACCTCAGAGTTCCCTGCTTTGCTGGTTGCCGGTTTGAAGACGCTGACGGAGCGGAAGCAGCAGTTTAACAGGTAGAGCAGGCAGACGGAGGAGTGCTCGTACAGAGTGAACATCTTCAGTACAAACGAGCCGCCTGGGCTCAGGAGGAGGAGTGCTGCCGCAGCCTCGCAGTAGTGCAGCGATGACACCAGGGCCTCCTGCTCATCAGGGTTCCCCTGACAGTCAAAGCTCCCGTCCGCCGTCACCACGTCAATCCTGCGCATGTTACCCACAAAGGTCTGCAGCTCCAACAGGTGCTTCTGGCTCATGATGTCTCCTGTGTTGTCCGAGCCAAAGAACCACCAGGGCAGAGTGTTGACGATGAGGCGGTCGTCTGTGATGGTGGTGCCCCCTCCATTGGCCTCGTGATAGGGGTTGAGTGTGTTGGCTGCCCAACTCCAGTCACAGTAGCACGTGTGCTTGCTGGTTTTGAGATAGTGGTTCAGAGCGGAGATGAAGGCCCCTGGAGCCTCACACAGGTGAACAGTGTTCAGCTCCCCGCTCTGCAACGCCTCCTCTGGCAGAAGGTTGAAGGTGCCCAGGATCTCATA includes:
- the cmtr2 gene encoding cap-specific mRNA (nucleoside-2'-O-)-methyltransferase 2, with protein sequence MSWGRGARRKAGRQQPTDVEAFDPEVVAEVRELFNKVRTYVKPTNGEWCIPDPREALRHPAQDHVLLQTLKTSLNEVKNQLSDKDLDVWHQHTNSTNRAGKVIGTVRAASNAEICTQAWCKFYEILGTFNLLPEEALQSGELNTVHLCEAPGAFISALNHYLKTSKHTCYCDWSWAANTLNPYHEANGGGTTITDDRLIVNTLPWWFFGSDNTGDIMSQKHLLELQTFVGNMRRIDVVTADGSFDCQGNPDEQEALVSSLHYCEAAAALLLLSPGGSFVLKMFTLYEHSSVCLLYLLNCCFRSVSVFKPATSKAGNSEVYVVCLHYDGKNAVRPLLSKLIRHFGPDLAAREALFPSQLLPQSFLAQHEQACSYFHDLQTGTIWENLRMFEGLNEKQRQRLENIRDCTAQEYLQRFQVSSLPRARWLSRNTVAPACCSVTGRRPLGQKNQMGSFNQRRELQALGWKERVGKGRYAACVEGHGPDGTGAGCVLAGPLAECHMDTWFVIVGAALTVVRNSPFCDGGLLKHLNEALEQAALGSGMDRSAAWTLVPPCSSCPMVGTTSILSEVAAQCDITPCNGKGNRKCLVFGRASCWGDCEEQAVGLVLEFCSEPSLPPTARTTLHDGEPQYQRDLLDCVLLSLHRMGPGDALLLPILSAFTRVTAATVLCLHLSFRSVTFRCPSPPGAAGAVLVCVGFCPEAAARLLPHLGDLQERMGCLASGEEEADILPPVGQRQVLQFVPMEELLKGELIEFLWTMNSAIARQLLHLLMQA